The DNA segment GACAGTTGGCATAGTGTGATTCTCCTAAATAAGCATGTCTTATATATTATTAACCAGCCTTAACTTTTCAATCTGTCATAATTGTGTTTAGTTCTATACAGACATTTATCTACTTATAATAATTAAAGGAAATTAACATGACTCCAGCACCAATTAAAGCGCTTATTTCGTTTGATGATTTTGCGAAACTTGATATACGAGTTGGCAGAATCACTCGAGTATCTGAGATAGAAAAATCAGATAAGTTAATGAAATTATTGGTCGATTTTGGTGATCACGAGCGCTCAATTCTTGCTGGTATTAAACAAGAACGGGAGAACCCGAGAGAAATTGAAGGCAAACAGGCGTTATTTGTCGTCAATCTCCCAGAGCGAAAAATGGCGGGAGAAATATCGCAAGGAATGCTTTTTGACATTGGGTATGAAGACAAATTAACCCCTTGTCTAGCCATGCCAGAAGCAGATGTGCCTAATGGAAGTCGTGCAGGGTAGTTTTTAGTAGATAACTGAGGGGGAA comes from the Vibrio sp. DW001 genome and includes:
- a CDS encoding tRNA-binding protein yields the protein MTPAPIKALISFDDFAKLDIRVGRITRVSEIEKSDKLMKLLVDFGDHERSILAGIKQERENPREIEGKQALFVVNLPERKMAGEISQGMLFDIGYEDKLTPCLAMPEADVPNGSRAG